The genomic interval ACAGCATTGTTCAAGAACCGGTAAGGCGCCTGCGCATAAGCGCCGAAAAATTTTACCTGTGAGTCAGCCTCGCACAGTATCAGCTGATAGTCGTCAAAGGGAATGTCCGCATAGGAGGTGGTGGAAAAATGGACTCCCTCGGGAAGAGAGTCACTAAACAATGTTTGCAACTTCGCAAAGTGTTCGTTGGCCGTACTGTTGATGGTAACGCGCCTGTATCCCGCGAAGCTTAGTATAAGTTTTTTCAGGAACACCAGCCATAGGTAAGAGTCTCCAATGAAGAAAGGGCGTGTCTGGTTGTCCAGGATAAGGATATTGTGTATTGGACGGTTACCGGCTTTTAAATTATTGAGCCTGATCTGTGCAATCTCGCTGAGAAAAAAATCTTCCTGTGCGGTCTTGCTAAATCCTTTGAAGCCGGTGAAACTTTTGGCAAACGAAGATGTACTATGTTGTAAAGTAGCCGGACCTTTATCTGTTCCGGCTGCGGGCAATAGCTGGGTTAACCGGGATACGTCTTTAAATACTTCATCGAAGAAAAGCATTTTCCCGCCATTGTTTATTACATGTGCGCCCACTTCATAACTGCAATGGCGATGGCATATAACTACCTGTGATGGTTCGGAATAAATATTTTCGGATCTGACGATCTTTGCATGAGCATGATGTTGATAGAAAGATCCATCCTGCTGCCATAATTCGTCATAAGGTACACCACTATCGTCAATGATCGCTATATCCGTATATCCAATCTGATCCATCACAAAGAGGGAGTGGTAAAAATGAAGGATGTACTCCTGATGTATATCTCCCTTTGAGATAAGATTGTATAGATTGTTGTACAGAATTATTCCCGCCATTAGTCAATGTTTACTAAAAGACAAAAAAAATCTGGCCAACATGCATTGGCCAGATTTGAGAATAAATTAGCTTCTCAGCCAACCTCCGGAAATGTGTGCCTGGCCAAAAGCAGAGAGGTCTGCACCGCCGGATATTGCATCGGCGTTGGTGATTTCTTCACCCAGCTGTTTCAGAAAAGATTCTTCAATGCTGCCAAGTTTTGCTTTCAGCTGATCTTTTGACAGAGAGCCCAAATCGATTGTAAATTTGGAACCGGGAGTGTTCTTTGAATTTGACATAACGATGTATTTTAGTTAAGTTAACAATATTATAAATGTATGTTACGGCGATCAGGAAAAGTAGTTTATTAGATGAATGTGTTGCTTTCGTAGATAAGTGTGATAAAAGCGTGGGGTATGTTTTTTTAGTGTGCGGTATTTTTGAAATGATACGTGTTTATAGCTTCATGCTACAACACTTTTCGGAACAAAATAACCTCGCGACGTCATCTGGATATCCACTTCATCACTGTCAAAATTAGAGCCGTCATGTATGATGTTTTCAGTTGGAGCAATGTATCCTTCAAAAGGATCCAGTTTAATAAATGTAACGGGGTATGATGGATATTTTTCGAGGAACAAACGTACAATTTCAGGTGATGGCATGTCTGTCAGATCCTCGTCAGCAAGATATTGTTCTATTAGCTGCCGCATAGTTAAGTTGATAAAAACAAAGTATCTGTGACCTTTACCAAGGTTAATGCAGATCCTGTTTCTTGCATTATCCAGTTGGTCAAGCGACAGGTTATCCCATATGTCTACATGAAGCCCAACCCTGACCGGCGGCCGCTTTTGATAGTTGATGGAAGATGTAAGCTGCCTCCGGTATCCGAAGTAAACTTTATGAGGCGTTATTTTTTCGTCGTCGTTGGAATACGCCTTCAGAAATTCGGTGACAGCTGTATCAAATGCCTCAAATGTGTCCGCATTTTTTGCTCTGTATACCTCAAAGTCCGACGCACTTTCGACATTGTGTATTTCCAGTCTTTCTGCAAGATCTATCAGCTGCCCGGGGAATTTCACGAGGCATATTGAATGGCCGGTGTCAAAATTATTTATTTGATCACTGACCAGCTGCTCATTACTGCTGATATCGGTCAGGTCATATGCAGGAATAAATGCATTGCGCGCATAGTGCTGTAGCGGAAGATCGCCCGATTTCAACGTGCCCGAACTATGCAGCACCTTACCCGTAATATCTATCGCCGGGTCGTACATTACTTTAATGAAGTTGCTGGTATCATTCATCGGATATATGTTATTGGTGACTAATTAACTTTCAAAGCAGCAGCGCTCCGCAGAAATACATAAAGGAGTATAGAAGATATGCCCGGATCAGCAATTTGGCGAGCATAGGAGAGATGCCTTACCAGGCTTCAGGTAGTAAACCCCGGATGATATTTGCTGACGAGCTGCATTAACCGATGATCCGTAGGAGCGGCTTTCATCTCCTGTCTGAATAATTCCCTCAGGTCAGTATCGTCTTCATGTACATATTTATGACGTTCACTGAAGGGAATAATATTGATTTTTTTTAGCTCCGACAATGTAAAAATGTAGGTTGCTATATCATCGATCATAATCTCTTTCACGGGTACCACAGGATGATCCGAGATCATTTCACCTTTCCAGATGTCTTCGCGGCTTTTAAAATCCTGCTTATTGAGAACGTATATGGATCCCTTTTTCTTTTGATAACGGAGTTGTATGCCATTTTCAATCCGCTCAATAAGATATGGCGAACGGCTGCCTGCATCCATCAGAATTGAGCAGAAATAGTCCCCGCCGGTTTTATCAAGGAAAAGAGAGGCTATGTAAAGATCCGCTGATGCATATATCACATGCTCTTTCAGTAGCAGGGAGTACTGGGGTTCTATTGTCTGCAGGTGTTGTACACCGCTACCATGAAATACGTAATCCATATTATTGTAGTTTCGTTGTTGGATGGCAGCATCTGGTATTACACTTTTCCGCCAAAGACGCTGCCAAAAATGCGTTCGAATAAAGTTTTTTCATCGAGGTGTATCTGAGCAGTACCCTGCATTACAGGCTGCGGCGGAATGTTCTTTTTCTCTGTTGTAATAAGGCTGTTTCCTGGTAGCGCCACAACGGCCTCGTATTCATCCTTCCGCACATTGGGTATGATGCTGGTAACACGCCCTTCCAGCACTCCGAATTCTTCCATGGGATATTTATCGAGATTGATCCTGACTACCTGGCCCACTTTCACCTTATTGAAATTCATGTTCGAACTTTTTAACTGGATTACATATCCCTGTTGCTGACGTATTACCCAAATAGACCATTGCAGTACATTCCCGGGGTGAAGCCGGCTGGTGATATATACCTGCCCGCCTGCAGGCGACTGTATACTGGTCGTTTTCCCTGTTTTTTCATCCTGCCGTACCAGTAACGTGTCGCCCTGTTTTACCCGGTCTCCGTTTGCGGTCCTGAATTGGAAATGCTCATCAGGATATTCCTTTCTGATCACGATCTCGTCCGGTTGCTCCCTGGCAATGATCAACGCCTCCGCATTTACTGTTCTGGGCGAAGGAATAAGCGCACTTACAGCAAGTGATATAAGGGCAATAATGAGCATGCCTGTGAGCCCGAACCTGATCAGCCAATGGGGAATATGACCAATCAGTTCTTCTATTTCCTGGCTGTGTTGTTCTGTATAATTATTTGCTGGCATATGCTGGATTTACTGTTGTGATTAAGCTGCACCCAATTCAATCTGGTTCTTTACTAATTCGAAATAGTATCCCTTCATCGCTGCAAGACTCCAATGATCTCCCTGCTCGACTATCTGGCCGTCTTTCATCACAATGATCTGGTCTGCATTTTTAACGGTACTTAATCTGTGTGCAATAACGATGACTGTTCTCCCTTCATAAAAGCGCGTAAGGTTTTCCATAATTATTTTTTCGTTGTTGGAGTCCAGTGCGCTCGTCGCCTCGTCAAACAGCAGGTATTTGGGATCTTTATATATCGCCCGTGCAATAAAAAGCCGTTGTTTCTGACCGCCGCTTAAACAGGAACCGGTATTACTGACCCTCGTCGTAAAACGAAATGGTAGCTTGTGAATGTATTCATGAAGATTGGCAAGTTTTGCAGCTTCATTTAATTTGTCCATGGATATGGTCCTGTCGTCCATCGCTATATTTCGGGCAATAGTATCATTGAATACGAAACTGTCCTGCATCACAGTGCCGCAATTTGACCGCCAGCCATTGGCCGAAATATCAATCAGGTTGGTACCATCCACCAGGATCTTACCTTCATCTGGTGTATAGAATTTTAACAGCAATTTCATCAGCGTCGTTTTGCCGCTGCCACTGGAACCAACAATAGCCGTAATCTTCCCCTTTGGTATAAATAAGTTGATGTTATCAAGTACGTAGGGTGTGCCGGGTGCTCCGTACCTGAAGCACAGATCTGATATGACAATACCTTCTCTTTTTAACTCCCTTAAGTTGCCATTTGTGGCCTTTTTCGGGATAAGGCCATTTGTTTCGTTCTCTTCTGTTTGCGTTGCTTTCTCTGCATGCCGTTGCTGTAACAAACTATCTTCGTTGATCTCTTCATTGCTCTTATTATGGATCTCTCCAAGACGATCAAGGCTGATCTTTGCGTCCTGTATGCTTCTCACGAAACTGATCAATTGTACCAGCGGACCATTCATCTGCCCTATGATGTATGAAATGCTCAACATTACACCCAGGCTTATTTTCTGATCAATTACCAGCATGGCTGCGGAATAGGAGATCAATATATTTTTTAATTGGGTAAAGAAGGAAGATCCTATTTCCTGGTATTGTTCCAGCGCAAGACTTTTCATGTTGATCGTGAACAGCCTTGCCTGAATGCGTTCCCAATTCCACCTCCGGGCCCGCTGACTATTATAAAGTTTGATCTCCTGCATGCCGGTGATGATCTCAAACAGGCTGTTCTGCGTTTCTCTTGCCCGCTGGAAACGGTTATAGTCGATGCTTTTCCGGCGGTTAAGAAATATGCATATCCATAAAACAGACAATGCGCTGCCAGCAAGAAAGATGAGTAAGAGGTATACGCTGTAGATGGATAACACAAACGAATAAACCAGGAGTGTTACAATCGAAAATAGAGTATTGAGTGTTGAACCGGTCAGAAAGGTTTCAACGCGTTTATGATCGGTAATTCGTTGCGTCAGGTCGCCTACGTTCTTCGATTCAAAGAAACTGATTGGCAGCTTCATGATCTTCAACAGGAAGTTGGAAATGATAGATACACTGATGCGTGTGCTTACATGCAGCAACAGCCAGTTCCTGATAAGATCCACTGCAATAGTGCCCAGGAATAGTATCAGCTGGGATAACAGTATCAGGTGGATAAAGCTTACGTTCCTG from Chitinophaga filiformis carries:
- a CDS encoding glycosyltransferase family 9 protein, which produces MAGIILYNNLYNLISKGDIHQEYILHFYHSLFVMDQIGYTDIAIIDDSGVPYDELWQQDGSFYQHHAHAKIVRSENIYSEPSQVVICHRHCSYEVGAHVINNGGKMLFFDEVFKDVSRLTQLLPAAGTDKGPATLQHSTSSFAKSFTGFKGFSKTAQEDFFLSEIAQIRLNNLKAGNRPIHNILILDNQTRPFFIGDSYLWLVFLKKLILSFAGYRRVTINSTANEHFAKLQTLFSDSLPEGVHFSTTSYADIPFDDYQLILCEADSQVKFFGAYAQAPYRFLNNAVFTFDAMNPIVQLDQYRLDYSKICSRNLSPVHLNQYRNDAHREIIIRPDEVQASEDWLTTAGLLPDEAFIIFVIESSNHQKVLPVGVCAAVIHEFLNNTPYKVLLFQSSEDSIIYELLQHLSPSQQARILISSKRGLRKDMGLMSSKRLKAVIGPCTGMLHLASGIIHYFDNVGHYEEDRPGILVYTGKLSDSYNPIPWWKYAAVECVVIARKEGRKLLLSLKDCPRDNGLYNNLSLPVSEINSTLLLDYIRAWNPCLLENISI
- a CDS encoding peptidase domain-containing ABC transporter — protein: MKKKYKYFQQHDFMDCGPACLRMIAAFHGKDYTLDFLRTHSYITQNGVSLLGLCEAAEKIGFRTMISKISFQQFIRDAPLPCVLHWRQEHFVVLYAVKKKGIRKEREYLIGDPAHGLVKVDESTFLKCWISSDDKGVALFLDPTPDFYLKDDTTKSNKYGFRFLFEYAKPYKKYFLQILAGIILGNLIGLCFPFLTQSLVDNGVNTRNVSFIHLILLSQLILFLGTIAVDLIRNWLLLHVSTRISVSIISNFLLKIMKLPISFFESKNVGDLTQRITDHKRVETFLTGSTLNTLFSIVTLLVYSFVLSIYSVYLLLIFLAGSALSVLWICIFLNRRKSIDYNRFQRARETQNSLFEIITGMQEIKLYNSQRARRWNWERIQARLFTINMKSLALEQYQEIGSSFFTQLKNILISYSAAMLVIDQKISLGVMLSISYIIGQMNGPLVQLISFVRSIQDAKISLDRLGEIHNKSNEEINEDSLLQQRHAEKATQTEENETNGLIPKKATNGNLRELKREGIVISDLCFRYGAPGTPYVLDNINLFIPKGKITAIVGSSGSGKTTLMKLLLKFYTPDEGKILVDGTNLIDISANGWRSNCGTVMQDSFVFNDTIARNIAMDDRTISMDKLNEAAKLANLHEYIHKLPFRFTTRVSNTGSCLSGGQKQRLFIARAIYKDPKYLLFDEATSALDSNNEKIIMENLTRFYEGRTVIVIAHRLSTVKNADQIIVMKDGQIVEQGDHWSLAAMKGYYFELVKNQIELGAA